A region from the Dendropsophus ebraccatus isolate aDenEbr1 chromosome 1, aDenEbr1.pat, whole genome shotgun sequence genome encodes:
- the LOC138785757 gene encoding olfactory receptor 11A1-like encodes MVLMNNITSIVLLGFSDLQDFKFLFFSLLVLIYCGTIAGNLLIITLYFGSKALQSPMYFFITQISLCDLLVTTDIVPTILHTVLYGGSTMTLISCIIQFSIYATSESSECLLLSLMSYDRYVAICNPLRYHSIMTHMLCVISVVVIWLVGIMVMLIDVVFVNSFYFCGPHVIDHLYCDLEPLVQLSCSETSIIHTLIMGFFLIIGPFIVIVMSYVYIVLTIMKIPSNTGRRKAFSTCSSHLIVVSIFYGTLIIIYMFPKRGRSLILNKVLSLIYTVLTPMLNPIIYTLRNKDFKKAFHKLKSLILFGHPILLEGTLQQLGAHHKPKS; translated from the coding sequence ATGGTCCTGATGAATAATATCACCTCCATCGTCCTTCTTGGATTTTCGGATCTTCAAGACTTCAAGTTCCTGTTCTTCTCTCTCTTGGTTCTTATCTACTGTGGGACCATTGCAGGAAACCTTCTTATAATAACCTTGTATTTCGGGAGTAAAGCCCTTCAGTCCCCCATGTACTTTTTCattactcagatatcactgtgtgacctcctgGTGACTACGGATATTGTGCCCACCATTCTCCACACTGTACTCTATGGGGGCAGTACTATGACTCTCATCAGCTGCATCATCCAGTTTTCGATCTATGCCACCTCAGAGTCCTCGGAATGTCTCCTCCTTTCATTGATGTCCTATGACCGGTATGTGGCCATCTGTAACCCCCTCCGCTATCACTCCATCATGACTCATATGCTGTGTGTCATATCGGTAGTTGTGATTTGGTTGGTTGGCATTATGGTCATGTTGATTGATGTGGTTTTTGTGAACAGTTTCTATTTCTGTGGACCCCATGTGATCGACCATCTCTACTGTGATTTAGAGCCTCTGGTtcagctctcctgctctgaaacGTCTATAATTCATACATTGATAATGGGCTTTTTCCTTATTATTGGACCTTTTATAGTCATTGTGATGTCCTACGTGTACATTGTCCTCACCATTATGAAGATCCCATCCAATACTGGCAGAcgtaaagccttctccacctgtagctcccacctcattgtggtctCCATATTTTATGGGACATTAATAATTATTTATATGTTTCCAAAAAGAGGCCGATCACTGATCCTGAATAAGGTCTTGTCTCTGATCTATACTGTACTGACACCAATGCTAAATCCTATTATATACACCCTGAGGAACAAAGATTTTAAAAAAGCTTTCCATAAACTCAAATCTCTTATTTTATTTGGCCACCCGATTCTTTTAGAAGGTACTCTTCAGCAATTGGGCGCTCACCACAAGCCCAAAAGCTGA